A single genomic interval of Microbacterium oleivorans harbors:
- a CDS encoding NUDIX hydrolase family protein, producing MAVRTPDPDPDERGESSLPADPLRGAPGGGSTNPAWLSDVELTEARRRLPMLYVEAVPVRTDGLGAVTQVGILLRATPVGEMTRTIVSGRVRYGETIRDALFRHVENDLGPMAFPLLPASPAPFTVAEYFPIPGVSAFHDDRQHAVSLAFVVPVTGTCEPRQDALEVTWLDPAEAASDALAAEMEGGRGTLIRLALASVGALR from the coding sequence ACCCCCGATCCCGATCCCGACGAGCGCGGCGAGTCGTCGCTGCCGGCAGATCCGCTGCGGGGTGCTCCCGGGGGAGGGTCGACCAACCCGGCCTGGCTGAGCGACGTCGAGCTCACCGAGGCTCGGCGGCGACTGCCGATGCTCTACGTCGAGGCGGTGCCGGTGCGCACCGACGGCCTGGGCGCCGTCACCCAGGTGGGCATCCTGCTGCGGGCCACCCCGGTCGGCGAGATGACCCGCACGATCGTGTCGGGCCGCGTCCGGTACGGCGAGACGATCCGCGACGCCCTCTTCCGCCACGTCGAGAACGACCTCGGGCCCATGGCCTTCCCGCTGCTCCCGGCCTCGCCGGCGCCCTTCACGGTCGCCGAGTACTTCCCGATCCCCGGGGTCAGCGCCTTCCACGACGACCGGCAGCATGCGGTCTCGCTCGCGTTCGTCGTGCCGGTGACCGGCACGTGCGAGCCTCGCCAGGACGCGCTCGAGGTGACCTGGCTCGACCCGGCCGAGGCGGCATCCGACGCCCTCGCCGCCGAGATGGAGGGCGGCCGGGGCACGCTCATCCGCTTGGCGCTGGCCTCGGTGGGCGCGCTGCGCTGA
- a CDS encoding M3 family metallopeptidase: MTEPQPLAFPIDSSGWLAFVSERPDARIARVREIDAQLIAGRDLSPLARLQLWNEASIAVAEAASESSLLSESHPDADVRVAAEARVQAIDALLSQRSLDPALFAVFDGLATDGLDAAARRLLARIQRDFRRGGVDRDEATRERLRLLAERDTELSLTFSRNIRDGRRELKLPIDALEGLPQDFIDAHPADDEGLITLTTEYTDLMPVREFAVRRSTRTALLSVYNDLAWPDNDPVLAELLAVRAERAELLGYGDWADYETETRMIGSSAAIRSFLDGIDVATREAAGVEYERLFERLRRDEPDADAVTAADLWYLLSALKREDYAVDAQAVRAYFAFENVLAGVLDVTARLLDVTYVPVEAGAWHADVRSYDVVRGERRLGRIHLDLHPREGKYNHAACFGLAPGIAGRSLPEGVLLCNFSRGLLEHDQVVTFFHEFGHLVHGILGGADAVWADFSGIETEWDFVEAPSQLLEEWAWDAGVLATFARNADGEPIPADLVERMRVADAFGRALEVTRQLGHANVSYGLHVERPSDLQAAVEGWYRASSPVHPLPNGHTYAGFGHLTGYGACYYTYQWSLVIARDLLSAFGDDLMDPAVATRYRERILEPGGSRDAADLVADFLGRPYSFDAYRAWLAGA, translated from the coding sequence ATGACCGAGCCGCAGCCCCTCGCCTTCCCCATCGACTCGTCCGGTTGGCTCGCGTTCGTCTCCGAGCGCCCCGATGCCCGCATCGCCCGCGTCCGAGAGATCGACGCGCAGCTGATCGCCGGACGCGACCTCTCGCCGCTGGCGCGGCTGCAACTGTGGAACGAGGCCTCGATCGCCGTCGCCGAAGCCGCCTCGGAGTCGTCGCTGCTGAGCGAGTCGCACCCCGACGCCGATGTCCGCGTGGCCGCGGAGGCGCGCGTGCAGGCCATCGACGCACTCCTGTCGCAGCGTTCGCTCGACCCGGCTCTCTTCGCCGTCTTCGACGGCCTCGCGACGGACGGGCTGGATGCCGCGGCGCGGCGTCTGCTCGCCCGCATCCAGCGCGACTTCCGCCGCGGCGGCGTCGACCGCGACGAGGCGACCCGCGAGCGGCTCCGCCTGCTGGCCGAGCGCGACACCGAGCTCTCGCTCACCTTCTCGCGCAACATCCGTGACGGCCGGCGCGAGCTGAAACTCCCTATCGACGCGCTGGAGGGGCTGCCGCAGGACTTCATCGATGCGCACCCCGCCGACGACGAGGGCCTCATCACCCTGACGACCGAGTACACCGACCTCATGCCGGTGCGCGAGTTCGCGGTGCGCCGCTCGACGCGCACCGCGCTGCTGTCGGTGTACAACGACCTCGCCTGGCCCGACAACGACCCGGTGCTCGCCGAGCTGCTCGCCGTGCGCGCCGAGCGGGCCGAGCTGCTCGGCTACGGCGACTGGGCCGACTACGAGACCGAGACGCGCATGATCGGCTCGAGCGCCGCCATCCGCTCGTTCCTCGACGGGATCGACGTCGCCACCCGTGAGGCGGCGGGCGTCGAGTACGAGCGGCTGTTCGAGCGCCTGCGGCGCGACGAGCCCGACGCCGACGCCGTGACCGCCGCCGACCTCTGGTACCTCCTCAGCGCGCTCAAGCGCGAGGACTACGCCGTCGACGCGCAGGCGGTGCGCGCCTACTTCGCGTTCGAGAACGTGCTCGCGGGCGTGCTCGACGTCACGGCCCGCCTGCTCGACGTCACGTACGTGCCCGTGGAGGCAGGTGCCTGGCACGCGGACGTCCGCAGCTATGACGTCGTCCGCGGCGAGCGGCGGCTCGGCCGGATCCACCTCGACCTCCACCCGCGCGAGGGCAAGTACAACCACGCGGCCTGCTTCGGTCTGGCGCCCGGCATCGCGGGGCGGTCGCTTCCCGAGGGCGTGCTGCTGTGCAACTTCTCGCGCGGACTGCTCGAGCACGACCAGGTCGTGACGTTCTTCCACGAGTTCGGACACCTGGTCCACGGCATCCTCGGCGGTGCCGACGCCGTGTGGGCCGACTTCAGCGGCATCGAGACCGAGTGGGACTTCGTCGAGGCGCCGAGCCAGCTCCTCGAGGAGTGGGCCTGGGATGCCGGCGTGCTGGCCACCTTTGCGCGCAACGCAGACGGCGAGCCGATCCCGGCCGACCTGGTCGAGCGGATGCGGGTGGCCGACGCCTTCGGCCGCGCCCTCGAAGTCACGCGTCAGCTCGGACACGCCAACGTCTCGTACGGTCTGCACGTCGAGCGGCCGAGCGATCTGCAGGCCGCGGTCGAGGGCTGGTACCGCGCGTCGTCGCCGGTGCACCCGTTGCCGAACGGGCACACGTACGCGGGTTTCGGGCACCTCACGGGGTACGGCGCCTGCTACTACACGTACCAGTGGAGCCTCGTCATCGCCCGCGACCTGCTCTCGGCGTTCGGCGACGACCTCATGGACCCGGCCGTGGCGACCCGATACCGCGAGCGCATCCTCGAGCCGGGCGGCAGCCGCGACGCCGCCGACCTCGTCGCCGACTTCCTCGGTCGCCCGTACTCGTTCGACGCCTACCGCGCCTGGCTCGCCGGCGCCTGA
- a CDS encoding threonine aldolase family protein, which produces MTSLHDTSVRGFASDNYSGIHPEVLAAITAANDGHQTAYGSDVYTARLQELVAEHFGDGAEAFPVFNGTGANVTALQSMLPRWGAVIAASTAHINVDEGGAPERVGGIKILNVPTDDGKLTPELIDREAWGWGDEHRAQPLVVSLTQSTELGTLYTPDELRTIADHVHERGMRLHMDGARIANAAAALDLPLRAITRDVGVDVLSFGGTKNGAMIGEAIVVLDPAASEGLTYLRKLNMQLSSKMRFVSAQLVALLENDLWRRNAEHANGMAQRLRSTVEAGIADGSVRGVEFTQPTQANGVFAVLPEGIADRLRESFRFYDWDESRREVRWMCSFDTSASDVDAFVAELARLTTA; this is translated from the coding sequence CCAACGACGGACACCAGACCGCGTACGGCTCCGACGTGTACACCGCGCGCCTGCAGGAGCTCGTCGCCGAGCACTTCGGCGACGGCGCGGAGGCCTTCCCGGTCTTCAACGGCACCGGCGCCAACGTCACCGCGCTGCAGTCGATGCTGCCGCGCTGGGGCGCGGTGATCGCCGCATCCACCGCGCACATCAACGTCGACGAGGGCGGCGCCCCCGAGCGGGTCGGCGGCATCAAGATCCTCAACGTCCCCACCGACGACGGCAAGCTGACCCCCGAGCTGATCGACCGCGAGGCATGGGGCTGGGGCGACGAGCACCGCGCACAGCCGCTCGTGGTCTCCCTCACCCAGTCGACCGAGCTGGGGACGCTTTACACACCCGACGAACTGCGGACGATCGCCGACCACGTGCACGAGCGCGGCATGCGGCTGCACATGGACGGCGCGCGCATCGCGAACGCCGCCGCCGCGCTGGACCTGCCGCTGCGCGCCATCACCCGTGACGTCGGCGTCGACGTGCTGAGCTTCGGCGGTACGAAGAACGGCGCCATGATCGGCGAGGCGATCGTCGTGCTCGATCCCGCGGCGTCCGAGGGGCTCACGTACCTCCGCAAGCTGAACATGCAGCTGTCGTCGAAGATGCGCTTCGTCTCGGCGCAGCTCGTCGCCCTGCTCGAGAACGACCTGTGGCGCCGCAACGCCGAGCACGCGAACGGCATGGCCCAGCGTCTGCGCTCGACGGTCGAGGCGGGCATCGCCGACGGCTCGGTGCGAGGCGTGGAGTTCACGCAGCCGACGCAGGCCAACGGCGTGTTCGCGGTGCTGCCCGAGGGCATCGCCGATCGGCTGCGCGAATCGTTCCGTTTCTACGACTGGGACGAAAGTCGCCGCGAGGTGCGGTGGATGTGCTCGTTCGACACGTCCGCATCCGACGTCGACGCCTTCGTCGCCGAGCTCGCGCGGCTGACGACCGCCTGA